The Streptomyces sp. NL15-2K genome contains a region encoding:
- a CDS encoding BTAD domain-containing putative transcriptional regulator: MDFHILGSVSAESGGRAVALDGGKQRTVLAALLLARGKVMTDERLTTLVWGWNPPATSTNQLYTYVSRLRTRMGSGIALERSGPGYRLDIGDATVDWDSFRGLAEAGGADLRAGRYADAERRLAAALALWKGPALTGVTEQLAEAEGPRMEEARLSVVEHHTEAALALGRHGETVPGLTRQVALHPVRERLRGQLMTALYRCGRQAEALALYEEGRRTLAEDLGIDPGPELRALHEEILRGTLAAPAAPERVRSAPAGPVSAAGHESGPGASGAGQAGGPGVSGAGQAGGPGTSGAETPGTVRAEPAEPAEPAEPAEPAGPAPLGPPAVHGGGRALVPALLPAAPRDFTGRDAEVESLLGALRAGRDVVVTGAPGTGKSALALHAAERCREAFPHGQLYADLRTESGARDPGEVLGWFLRALGADPDRLPATVDERVQLYRTLLTGRHMLVVLDNATDDAQVRPLLPGCGESRTLVTGVRAPLASLEGTRLLRLGPLDPGDAVRLFAAVAGTSRIGQDAEAVVRIAEFCDRLPLALRIAAARLAARPQWTAGRLAARLERQERRLGELRLGSLDVRAGLSRVLDELSPRVVGAFVTLAAAGPPQLTVPDAAAVLGTGTDDAEDLLEQLADARLVDGWNADGDPWPRYRFAPLVRLFARERSAAPLVAV; this comes from the coding sequence ATGGACTTCCACATCCTCGGCTCCGTGTCGGCCGAGTCCGGCGGGCGCGCGGTCGCCCTCGACGGCGGCAAGCAGCGCACCGTCCTCGCCGCCCTGCTGCTGGCCCGCGGCAAGGTGATGACGGACGAACGGCTCACCACGCTGGTGTGGGGCTGGAACCCCCCGGCGACCAGCACCAACCAGCTCTACACGTACGTCTCCAGACTGCGCACCCGCATGGGCTCCGGAATCGCCTTGGAGCGCAGCGGTCCCGGATACCGGCTGGACATCGGCGACGCCACGGTGGACTGGGACTCCTTCAGGGGGCTGGCCGAGGCGGGCGGCGCCGACCTGCGGGCCGGGCGGTACGCCGACGCCGAGCGCCGGCTGGCGGCGGCCCTCGCCCTGTGGAAGGGGCCGGCCCTCACCGGCGTCACCGAGCAGCTCGCCGAAGCCGAGGGCCCCCGGATGGAGGAGGCCCGGCTCTCCGTCGTGGAACACCACACGGAGGCCGCGCTCGCCCTCGGCCGCCACGGCGAGACCGTCCCCGGCCTGACCCGCCAAGTGGCCCTGCACCCGGTGCGGGAGCGGCTGCGGGGCCAGCTGATGACCGCGCTGTACCGCTGCGGCCGGCAGGCCGAAGCGCTGGCGCTGTACGAGGAGGGGCGCCGGACCCTCGCCGAGGATTTGGGCATCGACCCGGGACCGGAACTGCGCGCACTGCACGAGGAGATACTCAGGGGCACGCTCGCCGCGCCGGCCGCACCGGAGCGCGTGCGGAGCGCCCCGGCCGGTCCGGTGTCTGCGGCGGGGCACGAAAGCGGCCCCGGCGCGAGCGGCGCCGGGCAGGCAGGTGGCCCCGGCGTGAGCGGCGCCGGGCAGGCAGGTGGCCCGGGTACGAGCGGAGCCGAGACCCCGGGGACGGTCCGCGCCGAGCCCGCCGAGCCCGCCGAGCCCGCCGAGCCCGCCGAGCCCGCCGGGCCGGCGCCGCTCGGCCCCCCGGCCGTACACGGCGGCGGACGGGCCCTCGTGCCGGCGCTTCTCCCCGCCGCCCCACGCGACTTCACCGGTCGCGACGCGGAGGTGGAATCGCTGCTCGGCGCCTTGCGCGCGGGCCGGGACGTCGTCGTCACCGGCGCGCCGGGAACCGGCAAGTCGGCACTGGCCCTGCACGCCGCCGAGCGCTGCCGCGAAGCCTTCCCGCACGGCCAGCTCTACGCCGACCTGCGCACCGAGAGCGGCGCACGCGACCCCGGGGAAGTCCTCGGCTGGTTCCTGCGCGCTCTGGGCGCCGACCCCGACCGGCTGCCCGCGACCGTCGACGAACGCGTCCAGCTCTACCGCACGTTGCTGACCGGACGGCACATGCTGGTCGTCCTCGACAACGCCACCGACGACGCCCAGGTGCGCCCGCTGCTGCCGGGCTGCGGGGAGAGCCGCACTCTCGTCACGGGCGTCCGTGCCCCGCTCGCCTCGCTCGAAGGGACCCGCCTGCTGCGGCTCGGTCCGCTGGACCCGGGCGACGCCGTGCGGCTGTTCGCCGCGGTCGCGGGGACCTCCCGTATCGGGCAGGACGCCGAAGCCGTCGTCCGCATCGCCGAGTTCTGCGACCGGCTGCCGCTCGCGCTGCGGATCGCCGCGGCCCGGCTCGCCGCCCGCCCGCAGTGGACCGCAGGCCGGCTCGCCGCCCGCCTGGAGCGCCAGGAGCGACGGCTGGGCGAACTGCGGCTCGGCAGTCTCGATGTCAGAGCGGGCCTCAGCCGCGTCCTGGACGAGCTGTCGCCCCGCGTGGTCGGCGCCTTCGTCACCCTGGCCGCGGCCGGCCCGCCGCAGCTCACCGTCCCCGACGCGGCCGCCGTCCTCGGCACCGGAACCGACGACGCCGAAGACCTCCTGGAGCAGCTGGCCGACGCCCGCCTGGTGGACGGCTGGAACGCCGACGGCGACCCCTGGCCGCGCTATCGTTTCGCGCCCCTCGTCCGGCTCTTCGCCCGCGAGCGGAGCGCGGCGCCCCTCGTCGCCGTCTGA
- a CDS encoding IS630 family transposase yields MVELYTSPPAGATVVCADELGPVIPRTFPPAPGWSPDGHRIKNEIDYSRGPEKTWVYGALRVRDGQELTMTATSRNSAFYQQFLQLVEDANPVGDIYVITDNLSSHNSVSTRTWLEDHPRIRHVFIPVGACWLNLQEGWWRIFRKTALAGRSFGDRDHITHATEVATAQLNARARPWIWGRPAPPTRRLRRRYVYVL; encoded by the coding sequence ATCGTCGAGCTTTACACCAGCCCGCCCGCCGGCGCGACAGTCGTCTGCGCCGACGAGCTCGGCCCGGTGATCCCACGCACCTTCCCGCCGGCACCGGGCTGGTCACCGGACGGGCACCGCATCAAGAATGAGATCGACTACTCCCGCGGACCCGAGAAAACCTGGGTCTACGGCGCCTTACGCGTCCGCGACGGCCAGGAACTCACGATGACCGCCACCTCCCGCAACAGCGCCTTCTACCAGCAGTTCCTTCAGCTGGTCGAGGACGCGAACCCCGTCGGGGACATCTATGTGATCACCGACAACCTGTCCTCGCACAACAGCGTGTCCACCCGGACCTGGCTCGAGGACCACCCCCGCATCAGGCACGTGTTCATCCCGGTCGGCGCCTGCTGGCTCAACCTTCAAGAGGGCTGGTGGCGCATCTTCCGCAAGACCGCCCTGGCCGGACGCTCCTTCGGCGACCGCGACCACATCACCCACGCCACCGAAGTGGCCACAGCCCAGCTCAACGCCCGCGCCCGACCCTGGATCTGGGGCAGACCCGCACCGCCCACACGGCGCTTACGCCGCCGATATGTGTACGTCCTTTGA
- a CDS encoding helix-turn-helix domain-containing protein, with the protein MVLRARPGRDEGEQAVVHRLAAARKAPKVLVERCRMVELSWDGWLVPRIADELRCSQKTVRRWLHRFNRSGLEGLEDLGGQGRKRRITEAERSRIIAMVKQTPPGRLEVQPSNEMWAADESGPSQWTLDALAAAARGLGIEVSRSQVRRILLAEGVRWRRTRSWTRSRDADFEGKGRGSSSFTPARPPARQSSAPTSSAR; encoded by the coding sequence ATGGTGTTACGGGCACGGCCGGGCCGTGACGAGGGCGAGCAAGCGGTGGTCCACCGTCTGGCGGCTGCCAGGAAGGCGCCGAAGGTTCTCGTGGAGCGGTGCCGGATGGTGGAGCTGAGCTGGGACGGCTGGCTGGTCCCGCGGATCGCCGACGAGCTGAGGTGCAGTCAGAAGACCGTGCGGCGCTGGCTGCACCGCTTCAACCGCTCGGGGCTTGAGGGTCTGGAGGATCTGGGCGGGCAGGGCCGCAAGCGAAGGATCACCGAAGCCGAACGCTCCCGGATCATCGCGATGGTCAAGCAGACTCCGCCCGGTCGGCTCGAGGTGCAGCCGTCGAACGAGATGTGGGCCGCGGACGAGTCGGGACCCTCGCAGTGGACCTTGGACGCACTGGCTGCCGCGGCCCGGGGCCTGGGAATCGAGGTCAGCCGCTCCCAGGTGCGCCGTATCCTGCTGGCCGAGGGTGTGCGTTGGCGGCGCACGCGCTCGTGGACGCGCTCGAGAGATGCGGACTTCGAGGGAAAAGGACGCGGATCGTCGAGCTTTACACCAGCCCGCCCGCCGGCGCGACAGTCGTCTGCGCCGACGAGCTCGGCCCGGTGA
- a CDS encoding IS701 family transposase, whose product MTPLFYRPESQEHALQYLRGLLSPLQRKNGWTIAEFAGEKEPKALQRFLNLTPWSAAVMRDLVRDYAMERFADPRGVLIADPTGFEKKGIKSAGVQRQYSGTLGRVDNCQIGTFLAYVNRRGDRVLIDRELYLPKDSWAVDFERRREAGIPDEVAFRTRPQQVQAMIDRAVAAGVPFSWFVADEEFGQNRILRRYLEAEGIAYCMAVPKSTDVNTAGITTNPDTPTRLDNLASHLRPGDFSRRACGIGAKGFRTYDWAVIAGRDGRQYVVRRTIADGELAYFHCYNPRGESLSELVAVIGLRWPIEECFEAAKQQAGLDNYQVRKYDAWYRHITLSMLALAFLAAMARTPQKGALRPRAVTAGRERGGSRP is encoded by the coding sequence ATGACCCCGCTGTTCTATCGCCCGGAGTCCCAAGAGCACGCCCTTCAATACCTGCGTGGGCTCCTCTCCCCATTGCAGCGCAAGAACGGCTGGACCATCGCTGAGTTCGCCGGCGAGAAGGAGCCCAAAGCACTCCAACGGTTCTTGAACCTCACCCCGTGGAGCGCGGCTGTGATGCGGGACCTGGTCCGCGACTACGCCATGGAACGCTTCGCGGATCCCCGGGGCGTGCTGATCGCCGACCCCACCGGGTTCGAGAAGAAGGGCATCAAATCCGCCGGGGTCCAGCGGCAGTATTCCGGCACTCTCGGACGTGTCGATAATTGTCAGATCGGGACGTTCCTGGCCTACGTCAACCGTCGTGGCGACCGTGTGCTGATCGACCGGGAGCTCTACCTGCCCAAGGATTCCTGGGCCGTCGACTTCGAGCGCCGTCGGGAGGCCGGGATCCCGGACGAGGTGGCCTTCCGTACCCGTCCGCAGCAGGTCCAGGCCATGATCGACCGTGCCGTGGCTGCCGGGGTGCCGTTTTCGTGGTTCGTCGCGGACGAGGAGTTCGGCCAGAACAGGATCCTGCGCAGGTACCTGGAAGCAGAGGGCATTGCCTACTGCATGGCTGTTCCGAAATCCACCGACGTGAACACCGCGGGCATCACCACCAATCCCGACACCCCGACCCGGTTGGACAATCTGGCATCACACCTGCGGCCGGGGGACTTCTCCCGGCGTGCCTGCGGGATCGGAGCGAAAGGATTCCGCACCTACGACTGGGCAGTAATCGCCGGACGGGACGGGCGCCAGTACGTCGTCCGCCGCACCATCGCGGATGGGGAGCTCGCCTACTTCCACTGCTACAACCCGCGCGGGGAGTCGCTGTCGGAACTGGTGGCGGTCATCGGATTGCGCTGGCCGATCGAGGAGTGTTTCGAGGCAGCCAAGCAGCAGGCCGGGCTGGACAATTACCAGGTACGCAAATACGACGCCTGGTATCGCCATATCACCCTGTCCATGCTGGCGTTGGCGTTCCTGGCCGCGATGGCCCGAACCCCGCAAAAGGGGGCTCTTCGGCCCCGGGCGGTGACTGCGGGCCGCGAACGCGGCGGCTCGCGGCCCTGA
- a CDS encoding DUF6269 family protein, which produces MREDQSPAVEVQHPLEFLQELEKQESRKQEEMLRVSSTPWAALLAEYVDALTELVAQGKAFDSTPEEYVFDQGHAGGCG; this is translated from the coding sequence ATGCGAGAAGACCAGAGCCCCGCTGTAGAGGTGCAACACCCGTTGGAATTCCTGCAGGAGCTCGAAAAACAGGAGTCGAGAAAGCAGGAAGAAATGCTGCGGGTCAGCTCCACACCGTGGGCCGCGCTGCTCGCGGAATACGTCGACGCGCTGACCGAACTCGTCGCACAGGGAAAGGCCTTCGACAGCACGCCCGAGGAGTACGTCTTCGACCAAGGTCACGCCGGCGGCTGCGGTTGA
- a CDS encoding tryptophan 7-halogenase — MESSIKKIVVVGGSVVGWTVAARLAQAFGGTVLVTVLQAPSDLADGVETGQVTAVPPELQRVLFDQLGVAESVWMRSCRASFRAAVRHVNWRTPGAAGATARTLPNGGADHFYRPYADMPECEKYPLSDYWQSRRSQGETVEPYDYACFREPPLMDARKSPRWLDGRAALPYGWHVDTRLFTEFVRDLAVRRLGVRVFRDRLRYAARDADGMISVLHTEQGRTIPGDFFLDCTGKEGLLLNRTLGEPFHPAHDRLLCDSTVTVTVPHDDDTHGIEPFATATAMPYGWTWKMPLPGRFVTGLVYARALTGPDEAARALCELWGLPPARTEVRRTSHRFGRSHRSWVGNCVAAGASACSVEPLGGDGLTEALDTIDRLVRDFPSRDARDAPAARFNRAVEARQTRALDVAQLHYAAAPRTDPGFWRAQRELPLSAALQECVQAFSAGLSAGPGEDVHYGLLAALHTGCPAPRVSIGHRPGARRAAGEHFTRVKRQQRILLETLPSAHAYLRRLHRDAVA; from the coding sequence ATGGAAAGCAGCATCAAAAAGATCGTCGTGGTGGGCGGCTCGGTCGTCGGCTGGACCGTCGCGGCCCGGCTGGCCCAGGCCTTCGGCGGGACGGTCCTGGTCACCGTCCTTCAGGCGCCGTCGGATCTCGCGGACGGGGTGGAGACAGGGCAGGTCACGGCTGTCCCACCGGAGCTCCAGCGGGTGCTGTTCGACCAGCTCGGCGTCGCCGAGAGCGTCTGGATGAGGTCCTGCCGGGCTTCGTTCAGAGCCGCTGTCCGGCACGTCAACTGGCGTACTCCTGGCGCGGCGGGGGCGACGGCGCGCACGCTGCCGAACGGAGGTGCCGACCACTTCTACCGTCCGTACGCGGACATGCCGGAGTGCGAGAAATACCCGCTCTCCGACTACTGGCAGAGCCGGCGCTCGCAGGGGGAAACCGTAGAACCGTACGACTACGCCTGTTTTCGCGAGCCGCCGCTGATGGATGCCAGAAAATCACCGCGCTGGCTGGACGGGCGGGCGGCCCTTCCCTACGGATGGCACGTCGACACCCGGCTGTTCACGGAGTTCGTGCGCGACCTCGCCGTACGGCGCCTCGGTGTGCGTGTATTCCGTGACCGCCTGCGGTATGCCGCGCGAGACGCGGACGGAATGATCAGCGTCCTGCACACGGAACAGGGTCGGACGATCCCCGGCGATTTCTTTCTGGACTGCACCGGAAAGGAAGGGCTGTTGCTGAACCGGACGCTGGGAGAGCCGTTCCATCCGGCGCACGACCGGCTGCTGTGCGACAGCACCGTCACGGTCACCGTTCCGCACGACGACGACACCCACGGCATCGAGCCGTTCGCCACCGCCACCGCGATGCCGTACGGCTGGACCTGGAAGATGCCGCTGCCCGGCCGCTTCGTCACCGGACTCGTGTACGCCCGGGCCCTGACCGGTCCGGACGAGGCGGCCCGCGCGCTGTGTGAGCTGTGGGGGCTGCCGCCGGCCCGCACCGAGGTCCGCCGGACGAGCCACCGCTTCGGGCGCAGCCACCGCTCCTGGGTGGGCAACTGCGTGGCGGCCGGTGCGTCCGCCTGCTCTGTGGAACCGCTGGGAGGCGACGGTCTGACCGAAGCCCTGGACACCATCGACCGGCTGGTCCGCGACTTCCCCTCCCGGGACGCCCGGGACGCCCCCGCGGCCCGCTTCAACCGGGCTGTCGAGGCCCGCCAGACGCGCGCCCTCGACGTGGCACAACTGCACTACGCGGCGGCGCCCCGTACCGACCCCGGCTTCTGGCGGGCCCAGCGCGAACTGCCTCTCTCCGCCGCGCTCCAGGAGTGCGTGCAGGCCTTTTCCGCCGGACTGTCCGCAGGCCCCGGTGAGGACGTGCACTACGGTCTGCTCGCGGCGCTGCACACGGGGTGTCCCGCACCGCGGGTCTCGATCGGCCACCGTCCCGGCGCCCGGCGCGCGGCGGGCGAGCACTTCACCCGGGTCAAACGCCAGCAGCGCATCCTGCTGGAGACGCTGCCGAGCGCACACGCCTACCTGCGCCGGCTGCACCGGGACGCCGTTGCATGA
- a CDS encoding AarF/UbiB family protein has translation MALRANGVINDIPLTLLIALTATVLLGVLAFGVSTASRRLLGIRVGPLRAIGAGLVGVAALAVYGQAMQHSDQDLGALSTMQIPLALFAAMATLVFVEVFLPYGSWARPLQAVRGLGDRLRRARRYSKISRIFVRHGLGRVLRGRTGWQRAMQPGPYGEQCARSARLALEECGGALIKLGQVLSTRRDLLPTHFIDELSRLQSDVPPAPWPEVEAVLHKELGKPVREVFEWIEHVPLAAASIAQVHRARLRGGPTVVVKVQRPGIREAVERDLDIVLAVSRSLQSRLRSAQALGLRELGDGFAESVREELDFRIEARNSSAVAKATGGLDPTAPVRIPQVYYEFTSARILVQEWLEGVTLERAGAAADQAGLDREELARTAFGSILHQILRVGVFHADPHPGNMLLLEDGRIGLIDFGSVGRIDPSVQVAIQELLVAVDRGDPAGLHDALISLLGTRATTHEELVPDQLLLERELGRFMARHLGVAAQPDTEMFTTLFRMFARFGLAVPPEVAAVFRALATIEGTLTQLAPGFNLLDEARGFALGLLADRLGYGSSKRGTNASAAEGPTPSALSSVAHAAAQEMLSVLPMLRRLPRRAERISASLEEGRLGVRVRVLADERERRFVSGLIHQVTVTLMAACTGLMGVMLVVFGTGKGPRVSQQLELYPLLGYHVLAVSAILMLRALYTAMRRTT, from the coding sequence ATGGCATTACGGGCCAACGGCGTCATCAATGACATACCCCTCACTCTCCTCATCGCCCTGACCGCCACGGTCCTGCTCGGCGTGCTCGCCTTCGGCGTCTCGACGGCCTCCCGCCGGCTGCTGGGCATCAGGGTCGGCCCGCTGCGCGCGATCGGCGCCGGCCTGGTGGGGGTGGCCGCCCTCGCCGTGTACGGGCAGGCGATGCAGCACAGCGACCAGGACCTGGGCGCCCTCTCCACCATGCAGATCCCCCTCGCGCTGTTCGCCGCGATGGCCACCCTGGTGTTCGTCGAGGTCTTTCTGCCGTACGGCAGTTGGGCCCGGCCGCTGCAGGCGGTGCGCGGTCTCGGCGACCGGCTGCGGCGGGCCCGCCGCTACTCCAAGATCAGCCGGATCTTCGTACGGCACGGTCTGGGCCGGGTGCTGCGCGGACGGACCGGCTGGCAGCGGGCGATGCAGCCCGGACCCTACGGCGAGCAGTGCGCCAGGTCGGCACGGCTGGCCCTGGAGGAGTGCGGGGGCGCGCTCATCAAGCTCGGCCAGGTGCTCTCCACCCGGCGCGATCTGCTGCCCACGCATTTCATCGACGAACTGAGCCGACTGCAGAGCGACGTCCCGCCGGCGCCCTGGCCGGAGGTGGAGGCGGTGCTCCACAAGGAACTGGGCAAGCCGGTCCGCGAGGTCTTCGAGTGGATCGAGCACGTGCCGCTGGCCGCCGCGTCCATCGCCCAGGTGCACCGGGCCCGGCTGCGCGGCGGCCCCACGGTCGTCGTGAAGGTCCAGCGCCCCGGCATCCGTGAGGCCGTCGAGCGGGACCTGGACATCGTGCTCGCCGTCAGCCGCAGCCTGCAGAGCCGGCTCCGCTCCGCCCAGGCGCTCGGCCTGCGAGAACTGGGCGACGGCTTCGCCGAGTCCGTGCGCGAGGAGCTCGACTTCCGGATCGAGGCGCGCAATTCGAGCGCGGTGGCGAAGGCGACCGGCGGACTCGACCCCACCGCGCCGGTGCGCATTCCGCAGGTGTACTACGAGTTCACCTCGGCCCGGATCCTGGTGCAGGAGTGGCTGGAGGGCGTCACCCTCGAGCGGGCCGGGGCGGCCGCCGACCAGGCCGGCCTCGACCGGGAGGAGCTGGCCCGCACCGCGTTCGGCTCGATACTGCACCAGATCCTGCGGGTGGGCGTCTTCCACGCGGACCCGCACCCGGGCAACATGCTGCTGCTGGAGGACGGGCGGATCGGGCTGATCGACTTCGGCTCGGTCGGCCGCATCGACCCGTCGGTGCAGGTCGCCATCCAGGAGCTGCTGGTGGCCGTGGACCGCGGCGACCCGGCCGGGCTGCACGACGCCCTGATCAGCCTGCTCGGCACCCGGGCCACCACGCACGAGGAACTGGTGCCCGACCAGTTGCTGCTGGAACGGGAGCTGGGCCGCTTCATGGCCCGGCACCTGGGCGTGGCCGCCCAGCCCGACACCGAGATGTTCACCACGCTGTTCCGCATGTTCGCCCGGTTCGGCCTCGCGGTGCCGCCCGAGGTCGCCGCGGTGTTCCGGGCCCTGGCCACCATCGAGGGGACCCTCACCCAGCTGGCCCCGGGCTTCAACCTCCTCGACGAGGCACGCGGATTCGCCCTCGGGCTGCTCGCCGATCGCCTCGGGTACGGGTCGTCGAAGCGCGGGACGAACGCCTCCGCGGCCGAGGGCCCGACTCCTTCGGCCCTGTCGTCCGTGGCGCACGCGGCGGCCCAGGAGATGCTGTCGGTGCTCCCGATGCTGCGCAGGCTGCCGCGGCGGGCCGAGCGCATCAGCGCCTCACTGGAGGAGGGCAGGCTGGGCGTACGGGTCAGGGTGCTCGCCGACGAGCGCGAGCGGCGGTTCGTCTCCGGCCTGATCCACCAGGTGACGGTCACCCTGATGGCCGCCTGCACCGGCCTGATGGGCGTGATGCTGGTGGTGTTCGGCACCGGCAAGGGCCCGAGGGTCTCCCAGCAGCTGGAGCTGTACCCGCTGCTCGGCTACCACGTGCTCGCGGTGAGCGCGATCCTCATGCTGAGGGCCCTCTACACGGCGATGCGCCGCACCACGTGA
- a CDS encoding cytochrome P450, with the protein MTGTRTLSKYWMLTNEFTQNPYPVLEYVRREQPVRELSFPDGGRAWVVTRYEDAKAALADPRLSRDIHVHYRLMSERTGRTMTPPPEEANHLANLEPPRHTPLRRAISFAFTPRRAEALRPKVEQIADDLLDGLGELPEADLIAGYADPLPVITIAELMGVPAAAWPDFLRWSTALRTYSPTDGSGVLDRNIRELSAYMADLIAHKEREPGEDLLSALIHATPENRLTSTEILSTGFALMTGGNDTTASLVGGVVAALLTHPAERARLLAEPGRWGKSMDELIRYVSPISNALQRVTTEPVELGGVTIPAGEVVVVCVMSTNRDTDQFPDHPDRLDLDRLKPAHLSFGFGIHYCSGAHLAKIITEVAARRLFERFPSARLAVDPAQLRYERSVVVRPLQALPVLLRP; encoded by the coding sequence ATGACCGGCACACGGACTCTTTCCAAGTACTGGATGCTCACCAACGAATTCACCCAGAACCCCTATCCGGTGCTCGAATACGTACGGCGCGAGCAGCCCGTGCGCGAGCTGTCGTTCCCGGACGGCGGTCGGGCCTGGGTGGTGACCCGGTACGAGGACGCCAAGGCCGCGCTCGCCGACCCCCGGCTGAGCCGTGACATCCACGTCCACTACCGCCTGATGTCCGAGCGCACCGGACGCACGATGACGCCCCCGCCCGAGGAGGCGAACCACCTCGCCAACCTGGAGCCGCCGCGGCACACACCGCTGCGCAGGGCCATCAGCTTCGCGTTCACCCCGCGCCGGGCCGAGGCCCTGCGGCCGAAGGTGGAACAGATCGCCGACGATCTCCTCGACGGCCTCGGCGAGCTCCCCGAGGCCGACCTGATCGCCGGGTACGCCGACCCGTTGCCGGTCATCACGATCGCCGAGCTGATGGGCGTACCGGCCGCGGCCTGGCCGGACTTCCTGCGCTGGTCGACCGCGCTGCGCACCTACTCCCCCACGGACGGCTCCGGGGTCCTCGACCGCAACATCCGGGAACTGTCCGCCTACATGGCGGACCTGATCGCGCACAAGGAACGCGAGCCCGGTGAGGACCTGCTCTCCGCACTGATCCACGCCACCCCGGAGAACCGGCTCACCAGCACCGAGATCCTCTCCACCGGCTTCGCCCTGATGACCGGCGGCAACGACACCACCGCCAGCCTGGTCGGCGGGGTGGTCGCCGCACTGCTGACGCACCCGGCGGAGCGGGCGCGGCTGCTGGCGGAGCCCGGCCGCTGGGGCAAGTCGATGGACGAACTGATCCGTTACGTGAGCCCCATCAGCAACGCGCTGCAGCGTGTCACCACCGAGCCGGTCGAGCTGGGCGGAGTGACGATCCCGGCCGGCGAGGTCGTCGTGGTCTGCGTCATGTCGACCAACCGGGACACGGACCAGTTCCCCGACCACCCCGACCGGCTGGACCTGGACCGGCTCAAGCCGGCCCACCTCAGCTTCGGGTTCGGCATCCACTACTGCTCGGGCGCGCACCTCGCGAAGATCATCACGGAGGTCGCCGCACGCCGTCTCTTCGAGCGCTTCCCGTCGGCCCGTCTCGCGGTCGACCCGGCCCAGCTGCGGTACGAGCGGAGCGTGGTGGTACGGCCGCTTCAGGCCCTGCCGGTCCTGCTGCGCCCGTGA
- a CDS encoding ABC transporter ATP-binding protein: MTATIPTSTKRQVVARAVGVTKLYGKGEAQVAALRGVDVEFAAGEFTAIMGPSGSGKSTLMHTLAGLDSLTEGEVFIGDARVSDMSDKELTLLRRNRIGFIFQQFNLLPTLTAEENILLPLSIAGRKPSKDWFDRVVDTVGLADRLGHRPTELSGGQQQRVACARALVSQPEVIFADEPTGNLDSVSGTEVLEFLRDSVRTLGQTIVMVTHDPRAASYADRVIFLADGRIVTELREPTPDAVIDTMRSLDGRARVA, encoded by the coding sequence ATGACCGCGACCATTCCGACGTCGACCAAGCGTCAGGTCGTTGCCCGAGCTGTCGGTGTGACCAAGCTGTACGGCAAGGGGGAGGCACAAGTTGCGGCACTGCGGGGTGTGGACGTCGAATTCGCCGCCGGTGAGTTCACCGCCATCATGGGTCCCTCCGGCTCCGGGAAATCGACGCTCATGCACACGCTGGCCGGTCTGGACAGCCTTACCGAGGGCGAGGTGTTCATCGGCGACGCCCGGGTGAGCGACATGTCCGACAAGGAGCTGACCCTGCTGCGCCGCAACCGGATCGGCTTCATCTTCCAGCAGTTCAACCTGCTCCCGACGCTGACGGCCGAGGAGAACATCCTGCTGCCGCTGTCGATCGCGGGGCGCAAGCCGTCCAAGGACTGGTTCGACCGCGTGGTCGACACCGTCGGCCTCGCGGACCGGCTGGGCCACCGGCCCACCGAACTCTCCGGTGGTCAGCAGCAGCGGGTGGCCTGCGCCCGCGCGCTGGTCTCCCAGCCGGAGGTCATCTTCGCCGACGAGCCGACCGGCAACCTGGACTCCGTCTCCGGCACCGAGGTGCTGGAGTTCCTGCGGGACTCGGTGCGCACCCTCGGCCAGACCATTGTCATGGTCACGCACGACCCGCGTGCCGCGTCCTACGCCGACCGTGTCATCTTCCTGGCCGACGGCCGGATCGTGACCGAGCTGCGGGAGCCGACCCCGGACGCCGTCATCGACACGATGCGCTCCCTCGACGGCAGGGCCCGGGTGGCGTGA